In the Heptranchias perlo isolate sHepPer1 chromosome 45, sHepPer1.hap1, whole genome shotgun sequence genome, one interval contains:
- the atp6ap1a gene encoding ATPase H+ transporting accessory protein 1a, producing the protein RELRWRRLVAGGWRRPSWWLRSAGGRGTDQVPVLAWSTESSLWGSHAAPNEGHVVSGPQLSSYLNPALGKGPKTVLLFLQDKLSVDDFTVYGGAYGNKQESAFPNLQGALEASPSSLVLPSVDWHATSSLLSSLQAQTGGSPLYVDQLTIRGLRLNASVPSLLVVRLPYTSSSILMPPKEALTGNDNVVGQVLETLKSEGVPFTAILTASRPSRIVREVSAAVLHSSRQLLAKETEVTYPPVVFNSSAGIPCILFWAAKVQISVTDKLVDLTNRTFGPGASVKVSDSTCTNTTANLVLDYGNVEGSGFVKITFKMSNQLYKVSAKQWFTLDQVEISADRAEAVFNVTQIYAPAIYSYHCKYVSNRPQSSAILQSSSNIDRWKVFFEDFQIQGFGLKGVGFEYASDCAGFFTPAIWMGLLTTLLMVFILTYGLHMITSLKTMDHFDDPKGPTISVPQTE; encoded by the exons CGGGAGTTGAGATGGCGGCGGCTGGTGGCTGGTGGTTGGCGACGGCCGTCTTGGTGGCTGCGCTCGGCCGGGGGCCGCGGCACGGACCAGGTGCCGGTGTTGGCCTGGTCCACGGaaag CTCCCTGTGGGGCTCCCACGCTGCTCCAAACGAAGGGCATGTCGTCTCTGGGCCACAGCTCTCCTCCTATTTGAACCCAGCTCTCGGCAAAGGACCCAAGACTGTGCTGTTGTTCCTTCAGGACAAG CTCAGCGTGGACGATTTTACGGTGTACGGTGGGGCGTACGGGAACAAGCAGGAGAGTGCGTTCCCCAACTTACAG GGTGCCCTGGAAGCCTCGCCCTCGTCGTTGGTACTGCCCTCGGTGGACTGGCACGCTACCAGCTccctgctctcctccctccaggCTCAGACGGGCGGGAGCCCGCTGTACGTGGACCAACTCACCATCCGTGGCCTCCGACTCAACGCCAGCGTCCCCTCGCTGCTGGTGGTCAGACTCCCCTACACTTCCAG CTCCATTTTGATGCCACCTAAAGAAGCTCTCACCGGCAATG ATAACGTCGTTGGGCAAGTGTTGGAGACGCTGAAGTCCGAGGGAGTCCCTTTCACCGCGATACTCACCGCGTCGAGGCCGTCCCGG ATCGTCCGAGAGGTCTCTGCCGCCGTGCTGCACTCCAGCCGGCAGCTTCTCGCGAAGGAGACGGAGGTGACGTATCCTCCGGTCGTCTTCAACAGCTCTGCGGGCATTCCCTGCATCCTGTTCTGGGCAGCAAAGGTCCAGATCTCAGTGACCGACAAGCTGGTGGACTTGACCAACAGGACGTTTGGCCCGGGGGCTTCTGTCAAAGTCAGCGACTCCACCTGCACAAACACCACCGCCAA CCTGGTTCTGGACTACGGCAACGTGGAGGGTTCGGGTTTCGTAAAGATCAC ATTCAAAATGTCCAACCAGCTGTACAAGGTATCTGCCAAACAGTGGTTCACCCTGGACCAGGTGGAGATCAGCGCCGACAGGGCGGAGGCCGTGTTCAATGTCACCCAGATTTACGCCCCCGCCATTTACTCGTACCACTGCAAGTACGTCTCCAACAGGCCTCAGTCCAGCGCCATCCTGCAGTCGTCCAGCAACATCGACAGATGGAAAGTTTTCTTCGAGGATTTTCAG ATCCAAGGCTTCGGTCTGAAAGGTGTGGGATTCGAATACGCCAGTGACTGTGCTGGATTCTTCACCCCTGCCATCTGGATGGgcctcctcaccaccctcctcatGGTCTTCATCCTCACCTACGGACTCCACATGATCACCAGCCTCAAGACCATGGACCATTTCGACGACCCCAAGGGTCCCACCATCTCCGTGCCGCAGACTGAATGA